The following proteins are co-located in the Echinicola sp. 20G genome:
- a CDS encoding translocation/assembly module TamB — MNNLRKIFYKIFKVLGVILLVLLVLIIGIILFVRSPWGQDVIVGKAVTYVKDKTQTEVSIDKLYVTFSGNLFLQGLYVEDLQGDTLVYSNRLETGVEILPLIKNGNIHLTKLNWDGLKANVKRDEKTEAFNFDFLIAAFMSNDSTSTVAEDTVQAQGAYPEIELGPINLTDFDLSYTDGVMGIDSRVDLGKLLLKMEEFDLNDMGFYIGEFEFSNSSIFYKQDKPFPTAEEDSTLNTPMPLVIIDDFKIENVTADYESVPDEISAKVDLGNFTVQLPEADLSSQKINLKKMELTDSKIAIVLPKSTSAPSNTKIEESPAPFFQWPSWIIDVETISMEQNDVSYSLGQEQVSDGIFNTNAISLNDLNFKLSGIYLNEKGAGLSLDNLAFREGSGLDLHNFSFDFGMDDQRLSLAGLDLKAAKSAVSGDLSLTYNSIDQLINSPDQAGFSLDLPVIKVNANDALPFAPDLKDNPYFVSLAKNQVDGELDLNGSLADLNLEKANISWGKETVLNAKGVLQNIMEPENLGFDLEDMLFLTTRNDLSQFVNEADYGVKFPEKLELKGSAKGDLEDLVAEVGLKMPEGSLDLVAKFMDKDQLMFDTQLRGNQLKLEELLPGMGLGTLTFELHSSGHGNSIEDLSAQLTSDFKQLEYNSYDFSGLKLEGELNQGVGNVNVAFTDENLDMDLGLDLELDSVNSHYSADLDLRGANLRALGLTEKDIRARLKLIAEFKGNPESFDVNTKIDEGLVVYDERSYPTGHFDLKASVRPDSTSLDISGLMLNGYLRSNASPAQISAGVQRHLQGYLRDSVQVDSLQLDSTLTNPVNLDLDLAFKRAPILDQVFMEGLEEMDSIHVNVDFKENEEQLNASVNLPYVQYNDIMLDSLVVNAKGDGRKMNFLLGIGNLDASPLSMGRTVFAANFNNKLLGMKFRSFDGEEQLYSLDAEMKYHGDTVDLHVLPDSLLLNRKIWKVPAGNQVLYANKLLKFSDFSFSRDGQQLTFSNELNSNVEDQVGVTFKDFQLATIMTLFNPDELLLGGRLNGDFIIENPFGAPGIVADMNILNLKTMGAELGNLALKAKSSDSRSYDFNLALKDKGIDLDLVGDYVAHENGANLDLNLDINEFKLLVLEELMPENFSEAAGALKGSFNVAGTTSEPKYEGEFAFENAAIKVNTLNSKFSLPTEPLRVDNQGIYFDQVTFKDTEGNNFSLDGTVNTVDPTNLAFDLKLNAQKFQLLNSTREDNDLFFGKANVNADVTISGDMNLPKIDAKLAVNEGTDLTFVIPETQLDIVEREGVVLIVDRDDPNDILTKRSSERTESAFTGMEVKAILEVDPKAIFNVIVDERSGDNLMIAGDADLNLDILPNGQMNLSGIYELDKGHYEMSLYNLVSRKFEIVKGSTISWKGDPMDADLDITASYEVKTSAQDLMATQISGVNNDVAEQYQQRLPFLVYLNVEGELLRPQIFFQLDMPEDEQGALGGNVYTRVQQINEEEGELNRQVFSLLVLQKFMPSTGSDGSGGGTAALARLSVSQMLSSQLNALSSNVLGDSGFELDFDLDSYSGYQGDRTQLNVNASKRLFDDRLIVQVGSQMDIEGSSQDTQNNGAVFGNVNLEYLLTETGRYRIRGFRKNQFESIIDGQLIVTGIAFILNREFNEFRNFWKSEERIERERQSQIKEKSGTEAENEGEK, encoded by the coding sequence TTGAATAATCTAAGAAAGATATTTTATAAAATTTTTAAGGTACTGGGGGTGATACTGCTGGTATTGCTGGTTTTGATTATCGGAATTATACTTTTTGTACGAAGCCCATGGGGGCAGGATGTAATTGTTGGAAAAGCAGTGACCTATGTAAAAGACAAAACCCAAACAGAAGTCTCCATAGACAAACTTTATGTAACCTTTTCCGGGAATTTATTTCTCCAAGGACTTTATGTAGAAGACCTGCAAGGAGATACCTTGGTTTATTCTAATCGGTTAGAAACTGGAGTAGAAATTTTACCGCTGATTAAAAATGGGAATATTCATTTGACCAAACTGAATTGGGATGGACTGAAAGCAAATGTGAAAAGGGATGAAAAAACAGAGGCTTTCAACTTTGACTTTTTGATAGCGGCATTTATGTCCAATGACTCGACCTCAACTGTTGCAGAAGACACTGTTCAGGCTCAAGGAGCTTATCCTGAGATCGAGCTAGGGCCGATTAATCTGACGGATTTTGATCTTAGTTATACTGATGGTGTGATGGGGATTGATAGCCGCGTTGATTTGGGGAAATTGTTGCTTAAAATGGAAGAGTTTGATTTGAATGACATGGGATTCTATATAGGTGAATTTGAGTTCAGCAATTCATCTATTTTTTATAAGCAGGATAAACCATTTCCTACTGCAGAGGAAGATTCAACCTTAAATACTCCCATGCCGCTTGTTATCATTGATGATTTCAAAATTGAAAATGTAACAGCCGATTATGAATCAGTTCCTGATGAGATAAGTGCAAAGGTTGATTTAGGAAATTTTACAGTTCAGCTCCCCGAGGCAGATTTGTCCTCACAGAAAATCAACTTAAAAAAAATGGAGTTGACAGATTCGAAGATAGCGATTGTTCTGCCTAAGTCTACGTCAGCCCCGTCCAATACAAAAATAGAAGAAAGTCCAGCCCCTTTTTTTCAGTGGCCTAGCTGGATAATAGATGTTGAGACCATTTCAATGGAGCAGAACGATGTTTCTTATTCTCTAGGTCAAGAACAAGTCTCTGATGGAATATTTAATACCAATGCGATTTCTTTGAATGACCTTAATTTCAAGTTGTCGGGAATTTACCTTAATGAAAAAGGTGCAGGATTGTCCTTGGACAATCTGGCCTTTAGGGAAGGTAGCGGGCTTGACCTCCATAATTTTTCTTTTGACTTTGGTATGGATGATCAGCGATTGAGTTTGGCAGGTTTGGATTTGAAAGCAGCAAAAAGTGCTGTTAGTGGAGATTTGAGTTTGACCTATAATTCAATTGATCAGTTGATCAATTCTCCCGATCAAGCAGGGTTTTCATTGGACCTACCAGTTATAAAAGTCAATGCTAATGATGCTTTACCATTTGCTCCTGACCTGAAGGATAATCCATACTTTGTCTCATTGGCCAAGAATCAAGTTGATGGGGAGTTGGATTTAAATGGAAGCTTGGCCGATTTAAATTTGGAGAAGGCCAATATTTCTTGGGGAAAAGAAACCGTCTTAAATGCAAAAGGAGTTCTTCAAAACATAATGGAACCAGAAAACTTGGGCTTTGATTTGGAAGACATGTTGTTCTTGACTACGAGGAATGACCTTAGCCAGTTTGTCAATGAAGCTGATTATGGAGTGAAATTTCCAGAGAAATTGGAATTAAAGGGGAGCGCTAAAGGTGATTTGGAGGATTTGGTTGCAGAAGTGGGGCTTAAAATGCCTGAGGGAAGCCTGGATTTGGTTGCCAAATTTATGGACAAAGATCAGCTGATGTTTGACACCCAGCTTAGGGGGAACCAATTGAAGTTAGAAGAGTTGTTGCCGGGAATGGGCTTGGGGACCTTGACTTTTGAATTGCACTCTTCTGGCCATGGTAATTCAATAGAAGACCTAAGTGCCCAATTGACTTCAGATTTCAAGCAACTAGAATACAATAGCTATGACTTTTCTGGCTTGAAGCTGGAGGGTGAATTAAACCAAGGTGTGGGAAATGTCAATGTAGCATTTACTGATGAAAACCTAGATATGGATTTGGGCTTGGATCTAGAGTTGGATAGTGTCAATTCGCATTATTCGGCTGACCTGGATTTGAGAGGAGCCAACCTAAGGGCTTTGGGCTTAACAGAAAAGGATATCAGGGCCAGGCTAAAACTGATAGCGGAATTTAAGGGGAATCCTGAGAGTTTTGATGTCAATACCAAGATAGATGAAGGGTTGGTGGTTTATGACGAGCGGTCATACCCGACTGGCCATTTTGATTTGAAGGCAAGTGTGAGACCTGATAGTACCAGTTTAGATATCAGTGGCTTGATGCTCAACGGTTATTTAAGGTCCAATGCATCTCCGGCGCAAATATCAGCTGGAGTTCAAAGACATTTACAAGGCTATTTAAGAGATTCTGTTCAGGTAGATTCATTGCAATTAGACTCAACTTTAACTAATCCTGTAAACTTGGATTTGGATTTAGCCTTTAAGAGAGCCCCCATTTTGGATCAGGTCTTTATGGAAGGTCTTGAAGAGATGGATTCTATCCATGTCAACGTGGACTTTAAAGAAAATGAAGAGCAGCTTAATGCTTCCGTGAATTTACCTTATGTTCAGTATAATGATATTATGTTGGATAGTCTTGTGGTAAATGCAAAAGGTGATGGACGAAAAATGAATTTTTTATTAGGAATAGGCAATTTGGATGCTTCTCCTTTGTCCATGGGAAGGACTGTTTTTGCAGCTAACTTTAATAATAAGTTGTTAGGAATGAAATTTAGGTCTTTTGATGGAGAAGAGCAGCTTTATTCTTTGGATGCAGAGATGAAATATCATGGGGATACGGTCGACCTTCACGTTTTGCCAGATAGTCTGCTGCTAAATAGAAAAATATGGAAAGTGCCAGCCGGTAATCAGGTATTATATGCAAACAAGTTATTGAAGTTCTCTGATTTTTCTTTTTCACGAGATGGGCAGCAACTTACTTTTAGTAATGAGCTCAACTCCAATGTTGAAGATCAGGTAGGGGTCACCTTTAAGGATTTCCAATTGGCCACCATTATGACTTTGTTTAACCCAGATGAATTACTGCTTGGAGGAAGGTTAAATGGAGATTTTATAATTGAAAACCCATTTGGGGCACCGGGGATTGTGGCGGATATGAATATTTTGAACTTAAAAACAATGGGGGCTGAACTTGGAAATTTGGCCCTAAAAGCGAAATCGAGCGATTCCAGGTCTTATGATTTTAACCTTGCCTTAAAGGACAAAGGAATTGATTTGGATTTAGTAGGGGATTATGTAGCTCATGAGAATGGAGCCAACTTGGATTTGAATCTTGATATCAATGAGTTTAAATTATTGGTGCTGGAAGAACTTATGCCGGAGAATTTCAGTGAAGCTGCTGGTGCGCTTAAAGGTAGTTTTAATGTAGCTGGTACTACTAGTGAGCCAAAGTATGAAGGGGAGTTTGCCTTCGAAAATGCTGCGATAAAAGTGAATACCTTAAATTCAAAATTCTCTTTGCCTACTGAACCTTTGCGGGTTGATAATCAGGGTATCTATTTTGATCAAGTAACCTTTAAGGATACAGAGGGGAATAATTTTTCCCTAGACGGAACTGTCAATACCGTTGATCCCACCAATTTGGCATTCGATCTTAAGTTGAATGCCCAGAAATTCCAGCTTTTAAATTCAACCAGAGAAGACAATGACCTGTTTTTTGGGAAAGCTAATGTGAACGCAGATGTGACCATAAGCGGGGATATGAATCTTCCAAAGATCGATGCAAAACTAGCAGTAAATGAAGGGACGGACTTGACCTTTGTGATACCAGAAACACAGCTGGATATTGTGGAGAGAGAAGGGGTGGTGCTGATTGTTGACAGGGATGATCCTAATGATATTTTGACTAAGAGAAGCAGTGAGAGAACCGAGTCTGCCTTTACAGGTATGGAAGTAAAAGCGATTCTGGAAGTGGACCCGAAGGCAATTTTCAATGTCATAGTGGATGAGCGGTCAGGTGATAACTTGATGATTGCCGGTGATGCAGACCTTAACTTAGATATTTTACCTAATGGACAAATGAACCTGTCCGGAATTTATGAATTGGACAAGGGACATTATGAAATGAGCCTTTACAATTTGGTCAGTAGGAAATTTGAAATAGTCAAAGGAAGTACAATTTCTTGGAAAGGAGACCCAATGGATGCAGACTTGGATATTACTGCATCCTATGAAGTGAAGACCTCTGCACAGGATTTGATGGCAACGCAGATTTCTGGGGTAAATAATGATGTAGCTGAGCAATACCAGCAAAGGCTTCCCTTCTTGGTCTATTTGAATGTAGAAGGAGAGTTGTTGAGGCCACAAATATTTTTTCAGCTGGACATGCCGGAAGATGAGCAGGGTGCGCTTGGAGGAAATGTTTATACCAGGGTTCAGCAGATCAATGAAGAGGAAGGAGAGCTCAATAGGCAGGTATTTTCACTGTTGGTTTTACAGAAATTTATGCCTTCAACTGGTAGTGATGGGTCAGGAGGAGGAACAGCTGCCTTGGCAAGGTTAAGTGTGAGTCAGATGCTTTCCAGTCAGTTAAACGCTTTGTCCAGCAATGTCCTTGGCGATTCGGGCTTTGAGTTGGATTTTGACCTGGATAGTTATTCAGGTTACCAGGGAGACAGAACGCAGTTGAATGTGAATGCCAGCAAACGGCTTTTTGATGACCGATTGATTGTTCAAGTAGGGAGCCAAATGGATATCGAAGGTTCGAGTCAAGATACTCAAAATAATGGAGCGGTTTTTGGAAACGTGAACTTGGAATATTTACTAACAGAAACTGGGCGCTACAGGATCAGAGGATTTAGGAAAAATCAATTTGAGAGTATTATTGATGGACAGCTTATAGTTACCGGGATTGCATTTATCTTGAATAGGGAGTTCAATGAGTTTAGAAATTTTTGGAAAAGTGAAGAAAGAATAGAACGAGAAAGGCAAAGTCAAATCAAAGAGAAATCAGGTACCGAAGCTGAAAACGAAGGGGAAAAGTAA
- a CDS encoding BamA/TamA family outer membrane protein, with product MRAKIFLQLLFIGLLSSCGVTKFIPEDERLYTGAELEVKTNDPEGVNNKALKIIHTRLEDVIQPEPNGKFLGMRIGLWAYYKGSKEKPGFINRFLKKKIGQEPVYFSQVNPSKTEELLLNRLENNGFFYALSSSESTGKGKFAGVEYTVEVSRPYRLEKYQLEGDSLTIQKEIAKIIEETELKPGVRFELEAFKSERLRLNDELKKRGFYNFNADYLIFEADTNNYDERKFDLFLRLKQDVAQKSIVPYEVKDIRVYPNYSVDEEKGNQDTTTIKDIDFIQDELAFRPELLEKYILIKEEEAYSSELSRLTTNRLSSIGNYRYVNLRYVEKDSIGTEEPWGLDANIYLSPLKKRSLRAELQGLSKSNNFIGPAVLLTYRNRNIFKGGETFNISAQFGYETQIAGGDRTGLSTYDIGLKSDLIFPRVIFPVNIEERFSYSVPKTKISLGGESLNRIGLYRSNSATISYGYYWNANRFVYHEINPISLSVVSLSDTSPEFEEILDDNPFLRRSFEQQFIAGLNYTFNYNQLGEQFRKHKIFAGTTVDVAGNLLNLMDNTFGKGESGKVFGMEYAQYARGDLDFRYHIKLGEENVLATRVFGGIGIPFGNSVSLPYVKQYSAGGPNSVRAFRIRSLGPGTYQPDSINNQSYFDQTGDIRIEGNIEYRFPIVSYLKGALFMDAGNVWLMNDNEALPGGKFTSSWLRELGVGAGFGLRVDIEFFVIRFDFAAPIRKPFLPEGERWLKEFKVFDRDWRRENLIFNFAIGYPF from the coding sequence ATGAGAGCGAAGATATTTTTGCAATTATTATTTATTGGATTGTTAAGCTCGTGTGGGGTGACTAAGTTTATTCCTGAAGATGAACGGCTATATACAGGAGCGGAGCTTGAGGTAAAGACCAATGATCCCGAGGGCGTAAACAACAAGGCTTTAAAAATCATACATACTCGTTTAGAGGACGTTATTCAGCCTGAGCCAAATGGTAAATTTTTGGGGATGAGAATTGGCTTATGGGCTTATTATAAGGGAAGTAAGGAAAAGCCCGGCTTTATTAATAGATTTTTAAAGAAGAAAATTGGTCAAGAGCCGGTCTATTTCAGTCAGGTGAACCCTTCCAAAACGGAAGAGTTGTTGCTGAACCGTCTGGAAAACAATGGTTTTTTCTATGCGTTGTCCAGCTCTGAGTCTACGGGGAAAGGAAAATTTGCAGGAGTGGAGTATACAGTGGAGGTGAGCCGTCCATATCGATTGGAAAAGTATCAATTGGAAGGAGACTCTCTGACCATCCAAAAAGAAATCGCTAAGATCATTGAAGAGACTGAGCTTAAACCTGGAGTAAGGTTTGAATTGGAGGCCTTTAAATCCGAAAGGTTGAGGCTGAACGATGAATTGAAGAAAAGAGGGTTCTATAATTTCAATGCTGATTATTTGATTTTTGAGGCCGATACCAATAATTATGATGAGCGAAAGTTTGATCTCTTTTTAAGACTGAAACAAGATGTTGCTCAAAAATCCATAGTCCCTTATGAGGTAAAAGACATCAGGGTGTACCCAAATTATTCTGTGGATGAAGAGAAGGGCAATCAAGATACCACTACTATCAAAGACATTGACTTTATTCAGGATGAATTGGCGTTCCGACCTGAGTTGCTGGAGAAGTATATATTGATTAAAGAGGAGGAGGCTTATAGCTCAGAGTTGTCTAGGTTAACGACAAATCGATTGTCTTCGATTGGGAATTACAGGTATGTAAACTTACGTTATGTCGAAAAAGACTCGATAGGAACAGAGGAACCATGGGGGCTGGATGCCAATATTTATTTGTCCCCATTGAAGAAAAGGTCTCTGAGAGCGGAGCTGCAAGGTTTGTCCAAGTCTAATAACTTTATTGGTCCTGCGGTTTTGTTGACCTATCGAAACAGGAATATTTTTAAGGGAGGGGAGACTTTCAATATTTCTGCTCAGTTCGGTTATGAAACCCAAATAGCAGGAGGAGATAGGACAGGGTTAAGCACTTATGATATTGGTCTAAAGAGTGACTTGATTTTTCCTAGAGTAATCTTTCCGGTAAATATTGAAGAACGTTTTAGTTATTCTGTTCCAAAGACCAAAATCAGTTTAGGGGGAGAATCGCTCAATAGGATAGGGCTTTATCGCTCCAACTCGGCAACTATAAGCTATGGGTATTACTGGAATGCCAATAGGTTTGTATATCATGAAATTAATCCTATCAGCTTGAGTGTGGTGAGTCTTTCTGATACATCACCTGAATTTGAGGAGATATTGGACGATAATCCATTTTTAAGGAGAAGTTTTGAGCAGCAGTTTATTGCAGGATTGAATTACACTTTTAATTATAATCAGCTAGGGGAACAGTTTCGAAAGCACAAGATATTTGCCGGAACTACTGTGGATGTGGCTGGGAACCTTCTGAATCTGATGGATAACACTTTCGGAAAAGGCGAATCAGGAAAAGTGTTTGGGATGGAATATGCACAATATGCACGTGGAGACTTGGATTTCCGGTATCACATCAAACTAGGAGAGGAGAATGTTTTGGCTACTCGTGTTTTTGGAGGAATAGGTATTCCTTTTGGAAACTCTGTGTCGTTACCTTATGTGAAACAGTATTCTGCAGGTGGCCCTAACAGTGTAAGGGCTTTTAGGATTCGATCCTTGGGCCCAGGTACCTATCAGCCTGATTCCATCAATAACCAATCTTATTTTGATCAAACAGGGGACATAAGAATTGAAGGTAATATAGAATATCGGTTTCCAATAGTTTCGTATTTGAAAGGTGCGTTATTTATGGATGCAGGAAATGTTTGGTTAATGAATGATAATGAGGCATTGCCCGGTGGGAAGTTTACAAGCTCTTGGTTGCGGGAACTTGGAGTGGGAGCTGGGTTTGGCCTAAGGGTAGACATAGAGTTTTTTGTAATCAGATTTGATTTTGCAGCCCCGATTAGAAAACCATTTTTACCAGAAGGAGAAAGGTGGCTGAAAGAATTTAAAGTGTTTGACAGGGATTGGAGAAGGGAAAATCTGATTTTTAACTTTGCCATTGGCTATCCATTCTAG
- the pfkA gene encoding 6-phosphofructokinase: protein MESKSITKIGVLTSGGDAPGMNAAIRAVVRCAFYYNLEVYGIYRGYEGMIQDDIKKMESSDIAYVLERGGTFLKSARSAEFRTPEGRKKAYENLQKHGIDALVVIGGDGSLTGAHLFYKEFGIPSIGLPGTIDNDLSGTDNTIGFDTACNTAIEAIDKIRDTATSHDRLFFVEVMGRDSGFIAINAGIGSAAAATLIPEKKMPVEALIDKLNTRAKANKQANVVIVAEGGKSGGALELSKKVSKHLPTYDIKVTILGHLQRGGSPTSYDRVLASKLGVAAVEGLMQGKYDVMAGVINNKVVYTPIKRAIVDDKEVDEEDFRVAKILST, encoded by the coding sequence ATGGAAAGTAAATCAATTACAAAAATTGGTGTTTTGACATCAGGAGGAGATGCTCCTGGAATGAATGCTGCCATTCGTGCTGTGGTTCGCTGTGCCTTTTATTATAACTTGGAGGTATATGGTATCTACAGGGGATATGAGGGGATGATCCAGGATGACATCAAAAAAATGGAGAGTTCTGATATAGCTTATGTATTGGAGAGAGGAGGTACTTTCCTGAAATCAGCCAGAAGTGCCGAGTTTCGTACTCCTGAAGGCAGGAAAAAAGCTTATGAAAACCTTCAAAAACATGGCATCGACGCTTTGGTAGTAATCGGAGGTGATGGATCCCTTACGGGAGCGCATCTTTTCTATAAAGAATTCGGAATTCCTTCCATTGGCTTACCGGGAACCATTGACAATGATCTCTCGGGAACTGATAATACGATTGGATTTGACACAGCCTGTAACACGGCCATTGAAGCAATAGATAAAATCCGTGACACTGCCACTTCGCACGACAGACTTTTCTTTGTGGAAGTGATGGGACGTGACTCTGGCTTTATTGCCATCAATGCCGGCATAGGCAGTGCTGCTGCGGCCACATTAATTCCTGAAAAGAAAATGCCAGTAGAGGCATTGATAGACAAGCTGAACACCAGAGCCAAAGCAAACAAACAAGCGAACGTGGTGATCGTGGCCGAAGGAGGAAAAAGTGGTGGTGCTTTGGAGCTCTCAAAAAAAGTAAGCAAACATCTCCCTACTTATGATATTAAAGTAACAATTTTAGGGCACTTACAAAGAGGTGGGTCACCAACTTCTTATGACCGTGTGCTGGCCAGTAAGTTGGGAGTAGCGGCTGTTGAAGGCCTTATGCAAGGCAAATATGATGTCATGGCAGGTGTCATTAACAATAAAGTTGTCTACACTCCCATCAAACGGGCCATTGTAGATGACAAAGAAGTGGATGAAGAAGACTTCAGAGTAGCAAAAATACTATCTACTTGA
- a CDS encoding methylglyoxal synthase, producing MRIALIAHDGKKADMVHFLSGFKDRLLGSDIQLFATGTTGSHIERAGFNVEKLMSGPYGGDAQIAAMAAQKELDLVVFFRDPLDKHPHEPDVQMLMRICDVHNIPLATNLASAELMFKQLTTAQ from the coding sequence ATGAGAATTGCCTTAATCGCCCACGATGGAAAGAAAGCCGACATGGTTCACTTTCTCAGCGGCTTCAAAGACCGATTACTAGGCTCAGACATTCAACTTTTTGCTACTGGCACAACAGGTTCCCACATTGAAAGGGCTGGTTTTAATGTAGAAAAACTGATGTCCGGTCCTTATGGCGGAGATGCTCAGATTGCCGCTATGGCTGCTCAAAAAGAGCTTGACCTTGTAGTATTCTTTAGGGATCCATTGGACAAACATCCCCATGAACCGGATGTGCAGATGCTAATGAGGATTTGTGATGTACATAATATTCCTTTGGCAACCAATTTGGCTTCAGCGGAATTGATGTTCAAACAATTAACTACAGCTCAATAA